From Halorubrum salinarum, the proteins below share one genomic window:
- a CDS encoding ribose 1,5-bisphosphate isomerase, whose protein sequence is MTDTEPSPAVRETAESIATMEIRGAATIASAAAEALADQAAAAAEADATASDPEAFRASMRAAARTLRETRPTAVSLPNALRYVLQRMEGDSVDRLRRSVVDASEAFVDQLDRAQEDLGQVGANRLADGDTVMTHCHSTDALACIEAAVEQGKSISAVVKETRPRQQGHITAEALRDMGVPVTLIVDSAARRYLDEVDHVVVGADSIAADGGVINKIGTSGLAVNARERGVPIMTAAQTIKLHPETLTGHTVEIEMRSEEEVIEPGTREAIGEITVENPAFDVTPPRYMDAIVTEHGQFPPESIVTLMRELFGEGAAEPWAEP, encoded by the coding sequence ATGACAGACACGGAGCCGTCGCCGGCGGTCCGCGAGACCGCCGAGTCGATCGCGACCATGGAGATCCGCGGCGCGGCCACCATCGCCTCCGCCGCCGCCGAGGCGCTCGCCGACCAGGCGGCCGCCGCGGCCGAGGCGGACGCGACCGCGAGCGACCCAGAGGCGTTCCGCGCGTCGATGCGCGCCGCGGCGCGGACGCTCCGCGAGACGCGCCCGACCGCGGTGTCGCTGCCGAACGCACTCCGATACGTCCTCCAGCGGATGGAGGGTGACTCGGTCGACCGGCTCCGCCGGAGCGTCGTCGACGCCAGCGAGGCGTTCGTCGACCAGCTCGACCGCGCGCAGGAGGACCTCGGCCAGGTGGGCGCGAACCGCCTCGCGGACGGCGACACGGTGATGACGCACTGCCACTCCACCGACGCGCTGGCGTGTATCGAGGCGGCCGTCGAGCAGGGCAAGTCCATCTCGGCGGTCGTCAAGGAGACGCGCCCGCGCCAGCAGGGGCACATCACGGCCGAGGCGCTCCGCGACATGGGCGTTCCGGTCACGCTCATCGTCGACTCCGCGGCGCGGCGCTACCTCGACGAGGTCGACCACGTCGTCGTCGGCGCCGACTCGATCGCCGCGGACGGCGGCGTGATCAACAAGATCGGCACCTCCGGGCTCGCGGTCAACGCCCGCGAGCGCGGCGTCCCGATCATGACCGCGGCCCAGACGATCAAGCTCCACCCGGAGACGCTGACGGGCCACACCGTCGAGATCGAGATGCGCTCGGAGGAGGAGGTGATCGAGCCGGGAACCCGCGAGGCGATCGGCGAGATAACCGTCGAGAACCCCGCGTTCGACGTGACGCCGCCGCGGTACATGGACGCGATCGTCACCGAACACGGGCAGTTCCCCCCGGAGAGCATCGTGACGCTGATGCGGGAGCTGTTCGGCGAGGGCGCCGCCGAGCCGTGGGCCGAGCCATGA
- a CDS encoding carbohydrate kinase family protein — protein MSGRDGAPGDEPSADDPADGDRPAGADPDDGEGVDDWDETVAEWESEVDEWEGDPSGDASDVSDDGGDAAGTASDDEVDPAVDRDPDLTPDDADRVPKVVSAGHINWDVTIHVDSLPEPDGETRIDRLEQSGGGSAANVAVGLVDLGGQSVVYGSVGGDESGALALRELASAGVDPGQVLVDADEPTSVKYVIVDGGGELLMLANDGANESFSAAGLDRDTLAAADHLHLTGQQPETAAALATAAAEAGATRSFDPGRRVADREFDAALHASDVLFVNDREADALDAATDVDPWEPDDRVVAIKLGDEGATVRTPHGSVSHPGFDVDPVDTTGAGDAFAAGFLAAALREPEITGDGFSHDPRDYQVPILVGNACGAVATESVTARTDLSWDRVRERMGESPETDLLIEVRA, from the coding sequence ATGAGCGGGCGCGACGGCGCTCCGGGGGACGAGCCCTCGGCGGACGACCCGGCCGACGGCGACCGCCCCGCCGGCGCCGACCCCGACGACGGCGAGGGCGTCGACGACTGGGACGAGACCGTCGCGGAGTGGGAAAGCGAGGTCGACGAGTGGGAGGGCGACCCCTCCGGCGACGCGAGCGACGTGAGCGACGACGGCGGCGACGCCGCCGGCACCGCCTCCGACGACGAGGTCGACCCCGCGGTCGACCGCGACCCGGACCTGACCCCGGACGACGCCGACCGCGTGCCGAAGGTCGTCTCGGCGGGCCACATCAACTGGGACGTGACGATCCACGTCGACAGCCTCCCCGAGCCGGACGGCGAGACGCGGATCGACCGGCTCGAACAGTCCGGCGGGGGCAGCGCCGCGAACGTCGCGGTCGGGCTCGTCGACCTCGGCGGCCAGTCGGTCGTCTACGGCAGCGTCGGGGGCGACGAGTCGGGCGCGCTCGCGCTGCGCGAGCTCGCGAGCGCCGGCGTCGACCCCGGACAGGTGCTCGTCGACGCCGACGAGCCCACCTCGGTGAAGTACGTCATCGTCGACGGCGGCGGGGAGCTGCTCATGCTCGCGAACGACGGCGCCAACGAGTCGTTCTCGGCGGCCGGGCTCGACCGCGACACGCTCGCGGCCGCCGACCACCTCCACCTCACCGGGCAACAGCCCGAGACCGCGGCGGCGCTCGCGACGGCGGCCGCGGAGGCGGGCGCGACCCGCAGCTTCGACCCCGGCCGCCGCGTCGCCGACCGCGAGTTCGACGCCGCGCTCCACGCGAGCGACGTGCTCTTCGTAAACGACCGGGAGGCGGACGCGCTCGACGCGGCGACCGACGTGGACCCGTGGGAGCCGGACGACCGCGTCGTCGCGATCAAGCTCGGCGACGAGGGCGCGACGGTGCGGACGCCGCACGGCAGCGTCTCGCACCCGGGGTTCGACGTCGACCCGGTCGACACGACCGGCGCGGGCGACGCCTTCGCGGCCGGGTTCCTCGCGGCCGCGCTCCGCGAGCCGGAGATCACCGGCGACGGCTTCTCGCACGACCCGCGCGACTACCAGGTGCCCATACTCGTCGGGAACGCCTGCGGCGCCGTCGCCACCGAGTCGGTGACCGCCCGAACCGACCTCTCGTGGGACCGCGTCCGCGAGCGGATGGGCGAGTCGCCCGAGACGGACCTCCTCATCGAGGTCCGGGCCTGA
- a CDS encoding asparaginase domain-containing protein has protein sequence MTETDRRDRRDDRTDRDDDARADGGRPRVAVVACGGTIASEPGDDGAAPEKTGDDLVAAVPAVSDHARVTTAEVCSQPGFDVRWRDVLATAAAARDAVGEGADGVVVTHGTDTLADTAFALDLLTDLDAPVVVTGAQRRLDEPSSDVPANLALAVRAAADARFSPGVHVAFDDELHAARDVVKGHSNALSTMTSPGTGPVATFTRDASRLVRTPERGVAVDPLADAIEDSSDVPEVPVIHSGTGVGAGAIERALDAGVGGIVVEGTGLGNVTGALGDAIGEAVASVPVVVAGRPPAGPTEPVYGTPGGAVTLAGHGVTFAGDLPAAKARVALALGLAAGLDGEGIEALFAPA, from the coding sequence ATGACCGAGACCGATCGCCGCGACCGACGCGATGACCGGACGGACCGAGACGACGACGCGCGCGCCGACGGCGGCCGCCCGCGGGTGGCGGTCGTCGCCTGCGGCGGCACCATCGCCTCGGAGCCCGGCGACGACGGCGCGGCGCCCGAGAAGACCGGCGACGACCTCGTGGCCGCGGTGCCGGCCGTGTCGGACCACGCCCGGGTGACGACGGCCGAGGTGTGCTCGCAGCCGGGATTCGACGTGCGGTGGCGGGACGTGCTCGCGACCGCGGCGGCCGCCCGCGACGCGGTCGGCGAGGGGGCCGACGGCGTCGTCGTCACCCACGGGACGGACACCTTGGCGGACACCGCGTTCGCGCTCGACCTGCTCACGGACCTCGACGCGCCGGTCGTCGTCACGGGCGCGCAGCGCCGCCTCGACGAGCCCTCCAGCGACGTGCCGGCGAACCTCGCGCTCGCGGTCCGGGCGGCCGCAGATGCCCGGTTCTCGCCCGGCGTTCACGTCGCGTTCGACGACGAGCTCCACGCCGCGCGCGACGTCGTGAAGGGGCACAGCAACGCGCTGTCGACGATGACCTCGCCGGGGACGGGGCCGGTCGCGACGTTCACCCGCGACGCCTCGCGGCTCGTCCGCACCCCCGAGCGCGGCGTCGCGGTCGACCCGCTCGCGGACGCGATCGAGGACTCATCCGACGTCCCCGAGGTCCCGGTGATCCACTCCGGGACCGGCGTCGGCGCGGGCGCGATCGAACGCGCGCTCGACGCGGGCGTCGGCGGGATCGTGGTCGAGGGCACCGGGCTCGGCAACGTCACCGGCGCGCTCGGCGACGCGATCGGTGAGGCGGTCGCGTCCGTACCGGTCGTCGTCGCCGGCCGCCCGCCCGCCGGGCCGACGGAGCCGGTGTACGGGACGCCGGGCGGCGCCGTCACGCTCGCGGGCCACGGCGTGACGTTCGCCGGCGACCTCCCGGCCGCGAAGGCGCGCGTCGCGCTCGCGCTCGGCCTCGCCGCGGGGCTCGACGGCGAGGGGATCGAGGCGCTGTTCGCGCCGGCGTGA
- a CDS encoding DUF255 domain-containing protein, translated as MSDETRVEWRDWGPEAFAEADERDCPVLLSLSATWCEGCHEMDAITYAEPRIAANVNEGFVPVRVDVDRHPRVRERYNMGGFPTTAFLTPEGTLLTGAGYLDVDGMRQVLESVRQMWADKGREAGRVPRALDADLPPRGEVTDAIESHLAGQLEAKYDAEHAGWGTDAKFPLPRTVEFALKRDRNRALRTLDAVRDHLTDDVDGGFFRYAGTSDWGDVAYEKPLDTNAAVTRAFANAFLYTGDEAYLDPALDAVSFLTDDLWTGYGVGGSLGPGLGRAYYAAPAEDRADLDEPRRDLTVFAGGNALAADALLAVAAYTDDERAREYGGRILDGLERDLIDADTGEVTHYRGSDETGESDLLEDAARVVGAYVRAAGVRGEGAAVARAVADRAIDRLRVDGSFVDGPRTGPGLLDRSFRPLDANVEMATALCDLAALTGEDRYREVARETAEAFAGATERLSVQVAAYGSLAARLRRGTTVIAVGTEPGSDLHRAAWRVADHEKVVAPNAHEADAPAPRTVPEGTAVVLAGDGASEPAETPDELMDRVGDVLA; from the coding sequence ATGAGCGACGAGACCCGCGTCGAGTGGCGCGACTGGGGCCCCGAGGCGTTCGCTGAGGCGGACGAGCGCGACTGCCCGGTGCTGCTCTCGCTGTCGGCCACCTGGTGCGAGGGCTGTCACGAGATGGACGCGATCACCTACGCGGAGCCGCGGATCGCGGCCAACGTCAACGAGGGGTTCGTCCCCGTCCGCGTCGACGTCGACCGCCACCCCCGGGTGCGCGAGCGGTACAACATGGGCGGGTTCCCGACGACCGCCTTCCTCACGCCCGAGGGGACGCTGCTGACGGGCGCGGGCTACCTCGACGTGGACGGCATGCGGCAGGTCCTCGAGTCGGTCCGGCAGATGTGGGCCGACAAGGGCCGGGAGGCCGGGCGCGTCCCCCGCGCGCTCGACGCCGACCTGCCGCCCCGCGGCGAGGTGACCGACGCGATAGAGAGCCACCTCGCGGGCCAGCTGGAGGCCAAGTACGACGCCGAACACGCCGGCTGGGGGACCGACGCGAAGTTCCCGCTCCCCCGCACCGTCGAGTTCGCGCTGAAGCGCGACCGGAACCGGGCGCTCCGGACGCTCGACGCGGTCCGCGACCACCTGACCGACGACGTCGACGGCGGGTTCTTCCGGTACGCGGGCACGTCGGACTGGGGCGACGTGGCCTACGAGAAGCCGCTCGACACGAACGCCGCCGTGACCCGTGCGTTCGCCAACGCCTTCCTCTACACCGGCGACGAGGCCTACCTCGACCCCGCGCTCGACGCCGTCTCCTTCCTCACGGACGACCTCTGGACGGGCTACGGCGTCGGCGGGAGCCTCGGCCCGGGGCTCGGTCGCGCCTACTACGCCGCGCCCGCCGAGGACCGCGCGGACCTGGACGAGCCCCGCCGCGACCTCACCGTGTTCGCGGGCGGCAACGCGCTCGCCGCGGACGCGCTCCTCGCGGTGGCCGCCTACACCGACGACGAGCGGGCCCGCGAGTACGGCGGGCGCATCCTCGACGGGCTCGAACGCGACCTGATCGACGCCGACACCGGCGAGGTGACGCACTACCGCGGCAGCGACGAGACCGGCGAGTCAGACCTGCTCGAAGACGCCGCCCGCGTCGTCGGCGCGTACGTCCGCGCCGCCGGCGTGCGCGGCGAGGGCGCCGCCGTCGCCCGCGCGGTCGCGGACCGAGCGATCGACCGGCTCCGCGTCGACGGCTCGTTCGTCGACGGCCCGCGCACCGGACCCGGGCTGCTCGACCGGTCGTTCCGCCCGCTCGACGCCAACGTCGAGATGGCGACGGCGCTCTGCGACCTCGCGGCGCTCACCGGCGAGGACCGCTACCGCGAGGTCGCCCGGGAGACCGCCGAGGCGTTCGCCGGCGCCACCGAGCGACTGAGCGTTCAGGTCGCCGCCTACGGGAGCCTCGCCGCCCGACTCCGGCGCGGCACGACGGTCATCGCGGTCGGGACGGAGCCCGGGAGCGACCTCCACCGCGCCGCGTGGCGGGTCGCCGACCACGAGAAGGTCGTCGCGCCGAACGCCCACGAGGCCGACGCGCCGGCGCCGCGGACGGTCCCCGAGGGGACCGCGGTCGTCCTCGCCGGCGACGGCGCCTCGGAGCCGGCGGAAACGCCCGACGAGTTGATGGACCGGGTCGGCGACGTGCTCGCCTGA
- a CDS encoding TrmB family transcriptional regulator — translation MASLRDLGLSEYEARAYRALLRTGPTTAKDLSRASEVPMGRIYDVLNSLEQHSLVRSQAASRPKKYVAVEPDAALDRLLDEKKEELRTQAEQYESVVDDLSAELDAGEPVDGQFWTAAVGAEEATDLLLERIAAAERRVVVVAGAPATGFDLGTIGEQVTAELESALERGVEIRVLLSPATVDALPRSVGRRYTSELADMDGFEVRTSPNVDGTFNVFDEIEVCIEVPHPLSADEPFAMIDVKDIDFATSVKEQFEPRWADSELLTF, via the coding sequence ATGGCATCTCTTCGCGACCTGGGGCTGTCCGAGTACGAGGCCCGGGCGTACCGCGCGCTCCTTCGGACCGGGCCGACGACGGCCAAGGACCTCTCGCGGGCCAGCGAGGTTCCGATGGGACGGATCTACGACGTGCTCAACAGCTTGGAGCAGCACAGCCTGGTCCGCAGTCAGGCCGCGAGCCGCCCGAAGAAGTACGTCGCGGTCGAGCCGGACGCGGCGCTCGACCGGCTGCTCGACGAGAAGAAGGAGGAGCTGCGGACGCAGGCCGAGCAGTACGAGTCCGTCGTCGACGACCTCTCGGCGGAGCTCGACGCCGGCGAGCCGGTCGACGGCCAGTTCTGGACCGCGGCCGTCGGCGCGGAAGAGGCGACGGACCTCCTCTTAGAGCGGATCGCCGCCGCGGAGCGCCGGGTCGTCGTGGTCGCGGGCGCGCCGGCGACCGGCTTCGATCTCGGAACGATCGGCGAGCAGGTGACCGCCGAGCTCGAGTCCGCGCTCGAACGGGGCGTGGAGATCCGCGTGCTGCTGTCGCCGGCGACGGTCGACGCGCTCCCGCGGAGCGTCGGGCGCCGGTACACGTCGGAGCTGGCCGACATGGACGGGTTCGAGGTCCGGACCTCCCCGAACGTCGACGGGACGTTCAACGTCTTCGACGAGATAGAGGTGTGTATCGAGGTCCCGCACCCGCTGTCGGCGGACGAGCCGTTCGCGATGATCGACGTGAAGGACATCGACTTCGCGACGAGCGTGAAAGAGCAGTTCGAGCCGCGCTGGGCGGACTCGGAATTGCTGACGTTCTGA
- the mptA gene encoding GTP cyclohydrolase MptA — translation MSHQLPDVQASSPDVTVGLSQVGVTGVEKLVKLARGDKRPIVLMAEFEVFVDLPSGRKGIDMSRNLATVDEILEDITREEAYRVEDVCGDAAERLLEKHDYTTTAEVSMTAELVTREHTPASDIETQSTATIVASATATEEGTREEIGAEVTGMTVCPCSQGMSESRAREKLAELGVDEETTEEFLDAVPQPGHSQRGHATLTITTDGHPDVDLRDVIDVARDSMSARIYNMAKRPDEDHMTYEAHADAKFVEDCVRALAEGTVTEFPHLSDDAVIHMKQSNDESIHQHNAHAEREVRLGDLRDELDR, via the coding sequence ATGAGTCATCAGCTGCCGGACGTACAGGCGTCGTCCCCCGACGTCACCGTCGGGCTATCGCAGGTCGGCGTCACCGGCGTGGAGAAGCTCGTCAAGCTGGCGCGCGGCGACAAGCGCCCCATCGTTCTCATGGCGGAGTTCGAGGTGTTCGTCGACCTCCCGAGCGGCCGGAAGGGGATCGACATGTCGCGGAACCTCGCGACGGTCGACGAGATATTGGAGGACATCACCCGCGAGGAGGCGTACCGCGTCGAGGACGTCTGCGGCGACGCCGCCGAGCGGCTCTTGGAGAAGCACGACTACACCACCACCGCCGAGGTGTCGATGACGGCCGAGCTCGTCACCCGCGAGCACACGCCGGCCTCGGACATCGAGACCCAGAGCACGGCGACGATCGTCGCCAGCGCGACCGCCACCGAGGAGGGGACGCGCGAGGAGATCGGCGCCGAGGTCACCGGCATGACCGTCTGCCCCTGCTCGCAGGGGATGAGCGAGTCGCGGGCCCGCGAGAAGCTCGCCGAGCTGGGCGTCGACGAGGAGACGACCGAGGAGTTCTTAGACGCCGTCCCGCAGCCCGGGCACTCCCAGCGCGGCCACGCGACCCTGACGATCACGACGGACGGCCACCCGGACGTGGACCTGCGCGACGTGATCGACGTCGCCCGCGACTCGATGAGCGCGCGCATCTACAACATGGCGAAGCGGCCCGACGAGGACCACATGACCTACGAGGCCCACGCCGACGCGAAGTTCGTCGAGGACTGCGTCCGCGCGCTCGCCGAGGGCACCGTCACCGAGTTCCCGCACCTCTCGGACGACGCCGTGATCCACATGAAGCAGTCGAACGACGAGTCGATCCACCAGCACAACGCCCACGCCGAGCGCGAGGTCCGGCTGGGCGACCTCCGCGACGAGCTCGACCGATAG
- a CDS encoding 50S ribosomal protein L21e has translation MPSSNGPQKATRDKLSNKPRNRGTSPPQRAIQEFDEGSQVHLKIDPSVPKGRFHPRFDGRTGTVVGKQGSAFKVEIPDGGKTKTLIVTAAHMRAQQN, from the coding sequence ATGCCGAGTTCCAATGGGCCGCAGAAGGCGACTCGCGACAAGCTCTCGAACAAGCCCCGCAACCGCGGCACCTCCCCGCCGCAGCGAGCGATCCAGGAGTTCGACGAGGGGTCGCAGGTCCACCTCAAGATCGACCCGAGCGTCCCCAAGGGCCGCTTCCACCCCCGCTTCGACGGTCGGACCGGCACCGTCGTCGGCAAGCAGGGGTCGGCGTTCAAAGTCGAGATTCCGGACGGCGGCAAGACGAAGACCCTCATCGTCACCGCCGCCCACATGCGGGCGCAGCAGAACTGA
- a CDS encoding RNA polymerase Rpb4 family protein has product MTIFKEKLDEEYVTTSEAKEILVEIEEERAADEDRDLRYELARAIEHVNRFADLDADESRELVEELTDLEQIDVPTAVKIADLLPEDRTELRSVFAQERYSLDGDELDEILNVVAKYA; this is encoded by the coding sequence ATGACGATCTTCAAAGAGAAGCTCGACGAGGAGTACGTCACCACCTCCGAGGCGAAGGAGATCCTCGTGGAGATCGAAGAAGAGCGGGCGGCCGACGAGGACCGCGACCTCCGCTACGAGCTCGCCCGCGCGATCGAGCACGTCAACCGGTTCGCGGACCTCGACGCCGACGAGTCCCGCGAGCTCGTCGAGGAGCTCACCGACCTCGAACAGATCGACGTGCCGACCGCGGTGAAGATCGCCGACCTGCTCCCCGAGGACCGCACGGAGCTCCGCTCGGTGTTCGCCCAGGAGCGCTACTCGCTCGACGGCGACGAGCTCGACGAGATCCTCAACGTCGTCGCGAAGTACGCCTGA
- a CDS encoding universal stress protein produces MYQTTLVPTGEGDAALDAVDDAIEITAAEGTVHVLGVVEEIPMYERSGKPEKFDEDDPERRERLAAAVDRVATAVADAGIDSETAIESGVPAHEIAAHADAVDADAVVMGKRGLDAAADDLLGSTTERVIRTADATVVSVPVSG; encoded by the coding sequence ATGTACCAGACCACCCTCGTGCCGACCGGCGAGGGCGACGCCGCCCTCGACGCGGTCGACGACGCGATCGAGATCACGGCGGCGGAGGGGACGGTACACGTCCTCGGCGTCGTCGAGGAGATACCGATGTACGAGCGGTCGGGGAAGCCGGAGAAGTTCGACGAGGACGACCCCGAGCGCCGCGAGCGGCTGGCGGCGGCGGTCGACCGGGTCGCGACCGCCGTCGCGGACGCGGGCATCGACAGCGAGACCGCGATCGAGTCCGGGGTCCCCGCCCACGAGATCGCGGCGCACGCGGACGCCGTCGACGCCGACGCGGTCGTGATGGGCAAGCGCGGCCTCGACGCCGCGGCCGACGACCTCCTCGGCAGCACGACCGAGCGCGTCATCCGGACCGCGGACGCCACGGTCGTCTCCGTCCCCGTCTCCGGGTGA
- a CDS encoding class I SAM-dependent methyltransferase has protein sequence MAEDAPGRGRRRPVTRDGAAGGRAGSEAPAAEPDSGRLRRVRRSYDAWARVYDWFARATASVGGVRAACVRSLDLAPGDTVVEFGCGPGVNLPALREAVGPSGRVVGVDVSTRMLDRAAGLVARRGWENVSLVEADAERPPVAAADAVLATFVTSLFPDPYAVVRRWCDLADAVVVAAFVPEGNRAANAALRAFVALNGRLFDARTDDPLGMLAERTAAARRALDDGTAVRERDRRLFGTIVVEAGRDR, from the coding sequence GTGGCCGAAGACGCCCCCGGCCGCGGTCGGCGCCGACCCGTGACCCGCGACGGCGCGGCGGGCGGCCGGGCGGGTTCGGAGGCGCCCGCCGCGGAGCCGGACTCGGGGCGCCTGCGTCGGGTCCGGCGCAGCTACGACGCGTGGGCCCGCGTCTACGACTGGTTCGCGCGGGCCACGGCGTCGGTCGGCGGCGTCCGCGCCGCCTGCGTCCGCTCGCTCGACCTCGCGCCGGGCGACACCGTCGTCGAGTTCGGCTGCGGCCCGGGGGTGAACCTCCCCGCGCTCCGCGAGGCCGTCGGACCGAGCGGCCGCGTCGTCGGCGTCGACGTCTCGACCCGGATGCTCGACCGGGCCGCGGGGCTCGTCGCGCGGCGCGGCTGGGAGAACGTCTCGCTCGTCGAGGCGGACGCCGAGCGCCCGCCGGTCGCGGCCGCGGACGCCGTCCTCGCGACGTTCGTCACGTCGCTTTTCCCCGACCCGTACGCGGTCGTGCGCCGCTGGTGCGACCTGGCGGACGCCGTCGTCGTCGCGGCGTTCGTCCCGGAGGGGAACCGCGCGGCGAACGCCGCGCTCCGGGCGTTCGTGGCGCTCAACGGGCGGCTCTTCGACGCCCGGACCGACGACCCGCTCGGCATGCTCGCGGAGCGGACCGCCGCGGCGCGGCGCGCCCTCGACGACGGCACGGCCGTGCGCGAGCGCGACCGGCGGCTCTTCGGAACGATCGTCGTCGAGGCCGGCCGCGACCGGTGA
- a CDS encoding DUF655 domain-containing protein: MDNADGDGTPADDRNGGGAAADAGAERSDDGGGPTAVLLDVLPNGRPDDDRPQSRKSPVAYALGAPSFALYELTLADDADASVGDRIALDGPHVGRYREVSFDDLTRNAAAEVEYAAEAIVEADEERFVDFYNEAGPITLRLHQLNLLPGIGKKLRNDLLDERKRGPFESFADVEERISGLHRPREVILERIVEEIRESDLKYRTFVGREE; the protein is encoded by the coding sequence ATGGACAACGCCGACGGCGACGGGACGCCGGCAGACGACCGGAACGGGGGTGGCGCCGCCGCGGACGCCGGAGCGGAACGGAGCGACGACGGCGGCGGCCCCACCGCCGTCCTGCTCGACGTGCTGCCGAACGGGCGCCCCGACGACGACCGTCCGCAGTCCCGCAAGTCGCCGGTGGCGTACGCGCTCGGCGCGCCGTCGTTCGCGCTGTACGAACTGACGCTCGCCGACGACGCGGACGCCTCCGTCGGCGACCGGATCGCGCTGGACGGCCCCCACGTCGGCCGCTACCGCGAGGTGTCGTTCGACGACCTCACCCGGAACGCGGCCGCGGAGGTCGAGTACGCCGCGGAGGCCATCGTCGAGGCCGACGAGGAGCGGTTCGTCGACTTCTACAACGAGGCCGGGCCGATCACCCTCCGGCTCCACCAGCTGAACCTGCTGCCGGGGATCGGCAAGAAACTGCGGAACGACCTCTTAGACGAGCGGAAGCGCGGACCCTTCGAGAGCTTCGCGGACGTCGAGGAGCGCATCTCCGGACTTCACCGCCCCCGAGAGGTGATCCTCGAACGGATCGTCGAGGAGATCCGCGAGTCCGACCTGAAGTACCGGACGTTCGTCGGGCGCGAGGAGTGA
- a CDS encoding 16S ribosomal RNA methyltransferase A — protein sequence MTDSSTGEGAAYGQRDPDALARRAGARADPDRDQHFLVDDRVLDRIPGYLPDDADRSHLLEIGGGAGALTDRLLAAATGDAAATGDSPPRRVTVIERDGAFAEFLREEFAAAVADGLLDVVEGDALDVDLPPFSACVANLPYGVSSEIAFRLLPEKKPLVVMFQAEFADRMVASAGESAYGRLSVSAQHYADVEIVERVPKEAFDPQPAVESAVVRCTPRDPDYAVGDEAFFLRFVKALFTQRRKTVRNAVRNTAHISGLDDPEAVVDAADEELLSSRPGTLEPAAFAALAELARERGSPAEA from the coding sequence ATGACCGACTCATCGACGGGTGAGGGCGCCGCGTACGGGCAGCGCGACCCCGACGCGCTCGCGAGGCGGGCCGGCGCGCGGGCGGACCCCGACCGCGACCAGCACTTCCTCGTCGACGACCGGGTCCTCGACCGGATCCCGGGCTACCTCCCGGACGACGCCGACCGGAGCCACCTCCTCGAGATCGGCGGCGGCGCGGGGGCGCTCACCGACCGACTCCTGGCCGCGGCGACGGGCGACGCCGCCGCGACCGGCGACTCCCCGCCCCGCCGCGTCACCGTGATCGAGCGCGACGGCGCCTTCGCCGAGTTCCTCCGAGAGGAGTTCGCGGCCGCGGTCGCCGACGGGCTCCTCGACGTGGTCGAGGGCGACGCGCTCGACGTCGACCTCCCGCCCTTCTCCGCCTGCGTCGCCAACCTGCCGTACGGCGTCTCCTCGGAGATCGCCTTCCGGCTGCTCCCGGAGAAGAAGCCGCTCGTGGTGATGTTTCAGGCAGAGTTCGCCGACCGGATGGTGGCCTCGGCCGGCGAGTCCGCGTACGGCCGCCTCTCGGTGTCGGCGCAGCACTACGCCGACGTGGAGATCGTCGAGCGCGTGCCGAAGGAGGCGTTCGACCCCCAGCCGGCCGTCGAGAGCGCCGTCGTGCGCTGTACCCCTCGTGACCCCGACTACGCCGTCGGCGACGAGGCGTTCTTCCTCCGGTTCGTGAAGGCGCTGTTCACCCAGCGGCGCAAGACGGTGCGGAACGCGGTGCGGAACACGGCGCACATCTCCGGGCTCGACGACCCGGAGGCCGTCGTGGACGCGGCTGACGAGGAGCTGTTGAGCAGCCGCCCCGGCACGCTGGAGCCGGCGGCGTTCGCGGCGCTGGCTGAGCTGGCCCGCGAGCGCGGCTCCCCCGCGGAGGCGTGA